The Fodinibius saliphilus genomic interval TTAATCTTGGTTGCTCTTTTGCTTTCCAATGAACTGCTCAAACATCGAATCTCAAATAAATACCTGCAGTTTGGAGCTTACTTCTTTGTAAACTTTACCTTCTTCACTTTCTTCACACCTGTTTTATTCGGAGTGATGAATACCTTTCTTTTCATCGTTTCCGGTTTTATAAGCCTTATCTCTACGTTATTTTTAATTATCTATATTTATAGAATAAGTCCCTCAACCAGAGAAGAAGTATCACGGTGGAAAGTTACTCTTCTCATTTTTTGTATCTATGGTACTATAAACGGTTGTTATTATTTTAACCTTATCCCCCCTGTTCCCCTCTCTCTTCAAAACGGAATGGTTGCTTACAAAGTAGAGAAAGAAAACAACACATTTCTCGTTTCCTACGAACAAACTGCTTTTTATGATATCTTTGAAACCTACGACCGAACCTTTAATTACACTTCCGGCGATTCCGTTTTTGTCTTCACTTCTATCTTTGCTCCGACAAATTTAAAGAAGACGGTCCAACACGAATGGCGATTTTATGATCCTAAAAGCAAACAATGGCAAACTACAGACAATATCCGATATAACCTAATAGGAGGTCGTAAAGCCGGTTTTAGGGGACATACTTATAAAAGTAATATCTGGCCCGGGCGATGGCGCGTAAATGTTACCACCGAAGGGGGAATGGTTCTGGGCCGAATTGACTTTAGGATAATAGCAGATTCAACATTTGACAAGAACAAACTGACCAAACGTAAATTCAACTGACAATTAGGGTCTAAATTCTCCAGAAAAACCCTTATATTGACAGAAATTCACGACAATCAGAAACAAACCAAAGTATTTTGTCTAAAGTAAAAGACGGTGACACCGTAAAAGTGCACTACACAGGAACATTAACGGAAGAAGGAACAGTATTTGATAGTTCCGAAGATCGAGAGCCCTTAGAATTCACGCTGGGAGAAGGTCAATTAATTCCCGGTTTTGAACAGGCTGTCATCGGCATGGAAGTTGGCGACGATACAACTGTAGAAATTGAATCAGAAGATGCCTACGGCCAGCGCCGTGAAGATCTGGAACTGGAAGTTGCAAAGTCTGATCTTCCTGACAACATCGAACCACAAGTCGGTATGCAGCTACAAATGCAGCAGCAAGAAAACGGCCAAGCTATTCCAGTTCAAATTACTGCCGTTGAAGATGAATTTGTTAAGCTTGATGCTAACCACCCGTTAGCTGGTAAAGACTTAACATTTGAAATTGAGCTTGTTGAAAAAGTGGACTAATCCCACCCAAGCTTAGTTATTGATTCTTTAAAGCCTGAATTCGATTTATTCGAGTTCAGGCTTTTACTTTTTTCCGTACCACCGTTATCCCATCACGTACGGTTAACATGACCTGCTCCACCGATTTATCACGGTGTATTTGTTTACTGAGCCTATCAATTGCTTTTGCTTTATCCGTACTTGGCTCCAACACTTCCCCGCCCCATAACACATTATCGATAACCATGATCCCACCAAGAGTTAAGCGTGGCTGTATCATTTCATAATAGCTCGGGTAATTAATTTTATCAGCATCCAAAAAAACAAAATCAAACTCACCGTCAATGGTAGGAATGGTTTCAAGTGCTTTTCCCATACAAAGCGTAATTTTTGAACCATGCTCACTCTTCTCGAAAAAGGTTCGTGCTATATTTTCATACCGCTTGTTATATTCACACGTGAAGAGTTCTCCATCCCGGGGCAGTGCCTCGGCCATGGTTAGAGCAGAGTAACCGGTAAAGGTTCCTAATTCTAATACTCGGTGTGCTCCTGAAAGCTTAATCAAAATTGCTAGCAAGCGCCCTACCTGCCTGCCGCTTAACATATCGGTAAACTCTAAGTCCTCCTCCGAAACAGCAATCAATTCCTTAATAATATCAGAATCTTCTGTGGTATGTGCGAGAGCATATTCTTCTGCAACACGTAAATCCATATAATAAATGCGTTAATTTTATTGAACTCGGATTATTGCGTAAGGAATTCTGTTGTGATCAAGTCACGGCAGGCAAAGTCGTAAGGCGATTCAACAAAGCCTGGCATATATGAGCCATTTGTATTTGAACGCCGTGCACAGTTAAATTTCACACCCTTTTGTCAAACACTCAAATTTGAGCTATGAAAAATATTCCATATCTGAAGTAA includes:
- a CDS encoding DUF2914 domain-containing protein: MVSTAKQFIRRHKKYAPVVFFIGGFIWDSLTLGRIDGWYSNTILTTYLVCLTACLYIFNLADDNHWQDTFIEPYQEYSPLAIQFFLGGLSSAYVIFFFQSVSFSKAMVFFLILVALLLSNELLKHRISNKYLQFGAYFFVNFTFFTFFTPVLFGVMNTFLFIVSGFISLISTLFLIIYIYRISPSTREEVSRWKVTLLIFCIYGTINGCYYFNLIPPVPLSLQNGMVAYKVEKENNTFLVSYEQTAFYDIFETYDRTFNYTSGDSVFVFTSIFAPTNLKKTVQHEWRFYDPKSKQWQTTDNIRYNLIGGRKAGFRGHTYKSNIWPGRWRVNVTTEGGMVLGRIDFRIIADSTFDKNKLTKRKFN
- a CDS encoding FKBP-type peptidyl-prolyl cis-trans isomerase, which gives rise to MSKVKDGDTVKVHYTGTLTEEGTVFDSSEDREPLEFTLGEGQLIPGFEQAVIGMEVGDDTTVEIESEDAYGQRREDLELEVAKSDLPDNIEPQVGMQLQMQQQENGQAIPVQITAVEDEFVKLDANHPLAGKDLTFEIELVEKVD
- a CDS encoding O-methyltransferase; protein product: MDLRVAEEYALAHTTEDSDIIKELIAVSEEDLEFTDMLSGRQVGRLLAILIKLSGAHRVLELGTFTGYSALTMAEALPRDGELFTCEYNKRYENIARTFFEKSEHGSKITLCMGKALETIPTIDGEFDFVFLDADKINYPSYYEMIQPRLTLGGIMVIDNVLWGGEVLEPSTDKAKAIDRLSKQIHRDKSVEQVMLTVRDGITVVRKKVKA